A single genomic interval of Legionella israelensis harbors:
- the rsfS gene encoding ribosome silencing factor: protein MTKPNSMLNILLEALDDIQAFDVITLDVKKQTTITDYMVIASGRSSRHVKAIAEQVIEAMKKAGHQPLSFTGLDEGDWALVDFGDCILHVMQPDTRAFYNLEGLWQELP from the coding sequence ATGACAAAACCAAACTCAATGCTAAATATTTTATTGGAAGCTCTGGATGATATACAGGCTTTTGATGTGATCACTCTGGATGTCAAAAAACAGACTACTATCACCGATTATATGGTGATTGCATCTGGACGTTCATCTCGTCATGTAAAAGCAATTGCCGAGCAAGTGATTGAAGCAATGAAAAAAGCTGGGCATCAGCCACTGAGTTTCACAGGTCTGGACGAAGGAGACTGGGCGCTGGTAGATTTTGGTGATTGTATCCTGCATGTCATGCAACCAGATACGCGAGCGTTTTACAATCTTGAAGGACTATGGCAGGAGTTGCCATAA
- a CDS encoding multicopper oxidase family protein codes for MFSKSRFTILIFAFFLFSGFSGLLNAVALKELNQTKAKPTTISVSEIDFQLDGKGKKTRVFDLSFTHPDGSKDNKGYFANKGEMFYTIVKNKTSKPITIHWHGLIVPSAQDGVPYVSQLPLAPGESKVFNFRLLQAGTYWMHSHVGFQEQIMLSAPLIIHDPQEENKEIQEVIMFLEDFTYKDPEKIFEKMRNMKMVSSATQKKTVSTNSDINDVEYDAFLTNKKTLAQPDVIDVKPGKKVRLRIINASSATNYRIDLGQLKGALIAVDGENVHPVQGSDFPIGIANRIDVLVDIPQQGGAFPILALAEGTNQQTGLILKTENASPPEISPTAEEMMGRVKYYELEKQLKTKNPLPVRKVDKQIKLVLGGDMNGYKWTINNQSWPNITPNVINFGDRVEIIYENKTSMSHPMHFHGHVYQVTEIDGKPIQGGAVRDTILVQPNSTVKVQFDALNPGVWVNHCHNLYHLNAGMLTTIQYQHYPKPDFYLKKNRTKKASP; via the coding sequence ATGTTCAGTAAAAGCCGATTTACCATTCTTATATTTGCTTTTTTTCTTTTTTCAGGTTTTAGTGGTCTATTAAATGCAGTTGCTTTGAAAGAGCTAAATCAAACTAAGGCCAAACCTACCACCATTTCTGTCAGTGAAATAGATTTTCAACTGGATGGAAAAGGAAAGAAAACCCGGGTTTTTGATCTCAGCTTTACTCATCCTGATGGCAGTAAAGATAATAAAGGCTATTTTGCAAATAAGGGCGAAATGTTTTATACAATCGTTAAAAATAAAACATCAAAGCCCATCACTATTCATTGGCATGGATTGATTGTTCCCAGTGCCCAAGATGGCGTTCCTTATGTTTCCCAGCTTCCTTTAGCTCCGGGAGAAAGCAAGGTTTTTAATTTTCGATTGCTTCAGGCAGGAACTTACTGGATGCATTCGCATGTTGGTTTTCAGGAGCAAATAATGCTCTCTGCGCCTTTAATTATCCATGACCCTCAGGAGGAAAATAAGGAAATTCAAGAAGTGATAATGTTTCTGGAAGACTTTACCTATAAAGATCCTGAAAAAATATTTGAGAAAATGCGCAACATGAAAATGGTTTCTTCCGCCACTCAAAAGAAAACAGTTTCAACTAATTCAGATATTAACGATGTTGAATACGATGCTTTTCTTACCAATAAAAAAACACTGGCACAACCAGATGTTATTGATGTCAAACCGGGAAAAAAAGTGCGGCTACGAATTATTAATGCTTCCTCTGCAACAAATTATAGAATTGATTTAGGGCAGTTAAAAGGCGCGCTTATTGCTGTAGATGGTGAAAATGTTCATCCCGTACAAGGCTCAGATTTTCCGATTGGAATTGCCAATCGTATTGATGTTCTGGTTGACATTCCCCAACAGGGCGGAGCTTTTCCTATCTTGGCTCTCGCAGAAGGTACGAATCAACAAACTGGATTGATTCTTAAAACAGAAAACGCGAGTCCACCGGAAATCAGCCCCACGGCAGAAGAGATGATGGGTCGAGTTAAATATTATGAATTGGAAAAACAACTAAAAACAAAAAATCCTTTACCTGTCAGGAAAGTGGATAAGCAAATAAAACTTGTTCTCGGCGGTGATATGAATGGTTACAAGTGGACCATTAACAACCAAAGCTGGCCAAATATTACCCCTAATGTAATCAATTTCGGTGATCGTGTAGAAATCATCTATGAAAATAAAACTTCCATGTCGCACCCTATGCATTTTCACGGACATGTATATCAGGTAACAGAGATTGACGGTAAACCCATTCAGGGTGGGGCAGTACGCGACACCATTCTGGTTCAACCGAATTCCACAGTGAAAGTCCAGTTTGATGCTCTTAATCCTGGCGTTTGGGTAAATCATTGTCACAATCTATATCATTTAAATGCAGGTATGCTAACCACGATACAATACCAGCATTATCCAAAACCTGATTTTTATTTAAAAAAAAATCGGACAAAAAAAGCTAGTCCCTGA